One part of the Pseudemcibacter aquimaris genome encodes these proteins:
- a CDS encoding nicotinate-nucleotide adenylyltransferase, which translates to MDKPDHKKIGLLGGSFNPAHEGHLEISLKALEILGLDEIWWLVSPGNPLKSDDDMAEYNERFLSAERIAGDHPIIISDIEKKFKTRYTVDTLTKLTDEFDHDFIWLMGADNLAQFDKWKDWKDIANTVPFAIFNRPSYSVDALNSIAAKTLSEYKIPTSNAAELYMKTPPAWVYYEMTENPMSSTEIRRNNKRLQT; encoded by the coding sequence ATGGACAAACCAGACCATAAAAAAATCGGATTATTAGGCGGATCTTTTAATCCCGCCCATGAAGGTCATCTGGAAATCAGCCTTAAAGCGCTTGAAATTCTCGGCCTTGATGAAATCTGGTGGCTGGTATCACCGGGCAACCCGCTAAAATCTGATGATGATATGGCTGAATATAATGAGCGCTTCTTATCTGCTGAAAGAATTGCTGGTGATCATCCAATTATCATCAGTGATATTGAGAAGAAATTTAAGACGCGCTATACGGTCGACACGCTCACTAAATTAACAGATGAATTTGATCATGATTTCATCTGGTTAATGGGTGCAGATAATCTGGCCCAGTTTGACAAATGGAAGGACTGGAAAGATATAGCAAATACAGTTCCATTTGCGATTTTCAACAGACCAAGTTATTCTGTTGATGCATTAAATAGTATTGCTGCAAAGACGCTATCGGAATATAAAATTCCAACAAGCAATGCAGCAGAACTATATATGAAAACACCACCGGCATGGGTTTATTATGAAATGACAGAGAATCCCATGTCATCGACGGAAATCCGTCGAAATAACAAGAGGTTACAGACTTAA
- the rsfS gene encoding ribosome silencing factor, with protein MQDTSELKDADSPKKLLSKAELQDLVIGSLEDDKAEDIIQIDLTGKTSIADSMVIASGRSNRQVSAIADHLYRKLKHATGHGCKLEGMEKADWVLLDAGDIVVHVFRPEVRSFYNLEKMWAADFTPGKMNEHEADDENV; from the coding sequence GTGCAAGACACATCCGAGTTAAAGGACGCAGACAGTCCGAAGAAGCTACTCTCAAAAGCTGAACTCCAGGACCTGGTAATCGGTTCGCTGGAAGACGATAAAGCAGAAGACATCATCCAAATTGATCTGACAGGAAAAACAAGCATCGCTGATTCGATGGTGATTGCGTCCGGTCGTTCCAATCGTCAGGTCTCTGCGATTGCGGATCATTTATACCGCAAATTAAAGCATGCAACCGGACATGGCTGTAAGCTAGAGGGCATGGAAAAAGCGGATTGGGTTCTGCTTGATGCCGGTGATATTGTTGTTCATGTGTTTAGACCGGAAGTACGCAGCTTTTATAATCTTGAAAAGATGTGGGCTGCTGATTTTACCCCGGGTAAAATGAATGAACACGAAGCTGACGACGAAAACGTGTAA